The Sulfurimonas sp. genome includes the window TTTGTTCTTGCAACTATCTCTCTTTCTTGCGCAGTACTCTCTCGTATAACATGACTTGACTGTTCTATCTCAGTTGCAATAGATGAGTTTTGTAAACCTAAAGATTTTACCTCATTAATAGTACCTTGAATCATTTGGATAAAGTTATTTACTTCTATCGCTGCATCACCAAATTCATTTCCTTTATGAAACTCAAGTCTTTTTGTTAAGTCTTTATCTCCTCCAACAAGCTCTGAAATACGGTGTTTAAGAGTAGAAAGAGGTGTAAATATTTCTTTTGTAAAAAAGACACTGGCTCCAATAGCAAAGAAAAAAGCACCAATTATTAAAAATATAATAAGAGTAGTTTGTGTAGATGCTATCTCTTCATCGTTTTGATTTAAAGAGATTACTAGGTCCATCGCACCTAAAATATAACCTTCTTTAACATTATAGTGGCAAGACAGACATTTTGCTTCTGCAGCCATAGGTCGAATCATTCGTATAGTATGATTTCCATTTTTATTTGTTTCTATGATTTTTGTTGTTTTTGAGTTTATAACCTCAACAAGAAGTGCATCTGTTGTGAAAGCTTCATCTGGAGAGTAGACCTCTATAATAGCCTTTGACTTTGCTATCGCAAGACTTTCTATACCGTCTATCTTTTTAGCAGCTTTAAAAGCATCTTGGACTATTGCAGGGTCACCCATCATCATGCTACCTGTCATAGTTTGAAAGATTGACTCGCTAAGCATTTTAAGTGATTTTTGAGTGGTGTGTTCTGATAGTTGTTGCAGAGTTGCTGATAGGTAGTAAGTAATACCAACAAGACCTACGATACTTAATGATATTACAGATGTAATTACTTTAGCTTTAACTGTCTTAAACATGCAAAACTCCTATTAATAATTTAATCGAAGAGTATATCACAAATATGATATAAATTTATTTTTTATGACGAGTGCCTTTTTCTTCTTCTATTAATTTACTTAAGATTGAGATAACTTCAGAAGAAGCTTTTTCGGCATTATTGAAATAAGTCATAATATTTTGAGCGTCTTGTGCGCATGTTCCATTTTCAACACACTCAACAGCTTTTTTGATATTTTCATGTACTTCTTTATGCGGTGTTTGCATTTTAGAAAAGCTTGCGCAAGTACCAAATTTTTCTTTCCCTAAACCTTCAAAGTACCATTTTCCCAAACGACATTCATTGTCGTTTGGAAAATGTCCTTTAACCTCTTCAGAAAATACTGTTTTATATCCATTTGCTTTAAAAATTAGGTGGTCAAGTTTACTCAGAACTGCAAAAGTAGAGTAAGTTACATCTGTTGTTTCTTCTTGAATTTTTGAAGAGTTCATTTGTAGTTTTTGCATTCTGTTTTCAAATTCTATCATTTGTTCGTTTGATTTATTTGATAATTTTTCCATATGTGAAGAGTGTTCATGAACTTCTTGAGTATTTTGTTTTAAAGATGATACTGAGATTTCTACCTCAGAAGTTGCTTTTTGCGTTCTTTCTGCTAGTTTTCTAACTTCATCAGCAACAACAGCAAAACCTCGTCCATGCTCACCCGCACGAGCAGCTTCTATGGCAGCATTTAATGCAAGAAGGTTTGTTTGATCTGAAATATCTTTAATAAGATCAATAACATCTGAGATGCTCTCAACATTGTTGTTAAGAGTTTCTACTTGCTCAAATGTAGCATTGATATGTTCAAGTAAAGATTGAAGAGTTTGAACTAAATTTGAAATATCTGAACTGCTTGTATCTATAAAACCTTCATTGGTATGATTTAAAATATTAATATCGTCTAAAGCGTTTAAGTTAGTATTTAAATCATTTTGAAGTACTGTAAGGTCTGTATCACAAGCATTTGTTAAACCTTTTGTAAGATCTCTTATCAAATCATTCATGGTAGCATCTTCATTATTTGTGTTGCTTTGATTTGTTAAGTTCCTATTTTCTATTATAGAAGCATCTAAAGAATTTTGTAGTTCTAAAATTTTTTCATCTTTGGCTCTTAATTCAGCCTGATATTTGTCGCAGTTTCCAAAAAACATTATTTTACCACCTTGTATTTAAATTATATTTTGAAGTATTGTATTATAAAATAACTTGATATACAATATTTATAACTTTAAAGTATAGACAAAGCTCTTTTTACATCATCTTCTGTTATATCTTGTCTTCCATGACCAAAATTTGTTTTTTTCTTTAATTTACCAAAATAGTAGGTGTCACCACCTAGTTTAATCCCTAAACTAAGAGCCATAGCCGTTATAGGGTGACCAGCATTTGGTGAGTCATGCTTTTTGCCATCTTTATAAAAGGCAAAGACATCTTTTTTTTAGCGACAATCATTATTAATACAGCAGTTAGTCTTGATGGAATGTAGTTGGTAATGTCGTCTAAGTATGCTGCTATTTTTCCATATTTTTCATATTTCATATTTCTGTATCCAACCATGGAGTCCATTGTATTTATAGCCTTATAAATCACAATCCCATCTAAACCAAAAAGAAGTAGATAAAAAAGAGGTGCTATAACTCCATCACTTAAATTTTCAGCGTAAGTTTCAATAGATGCTTTATATATATCACTTTCGCTCATATTTTGTGTATCTCTACTAACTAACATAGAAATGCTTTTCTTTTTGTTTGTACTAACTAAGATTTCTAGGACTGAATCATGTAACATTTTATGTGCTATAAACATAGATGCTAAAATAGATGTAAATCCAATATTTAGAACTATGTTCAAGTTATTTAAAAATGTGCTAATACTTATGGATACAAAACTAACGCAACAAATAACAAATAGAACAAGTAATAAACCTCTAAGTACGCTGTCTTTGTAAAATTTATGTTCAAAAAAACTAATAATAGAGCCAATAATTATGACAGGATGTTTTATAAAACGAAATTCTCCAAAGCGTTTATCAATTAGGTAAGCAAGAAAAGCTATAAAAATATTAATCATATAACTTATTTAAAATAGCATCTATATCTACATATTCATTTATATGAGCTGCAAACTCTTTTATGGCTTTTTGTTTTTGTTTTTTAAAATTATAACCTTTATAGTTTTGGTTTATTTCTTTAAAAAATTTAGCTCGTATTTCATCAGAGTCAAAAAGTCCATGAACAAAAGTAGCATAAAGATTTTTTTTACTTTTAAAAAGTTTTTTTGTAACCCCATTGTGAATCTCATATCCATCAACCTTGCAATCAAATAACTGATAGCTTCCTTTTTTTACAATTTTTTTCTTTTTAAAAGTTACTCTACCTTTTAAACGACCAAGCCCATCAATCTTTTTTTCAGATGATTCTATTTGATTGGGGTCTAAAATCTTTTTAAACATCATCTCATAACCGCCACAGATAGCTACTACTTTTTGTTTTTTGTTTTTTAAAATCTTTTCAAAACCATTGTTGATAAGCCAAAGTAAATCATCAACAACTCTCTTACTTCCTGGTAAAACAAGCATATCACAAGATGAAACCTCACTAACAGATGAGATAAAAGAGAGTTCTATCTCTTCGTCTAAAACTAAAGGCTCAAAATCTGTAAAATTACTAATATGAGGAAGTCTTATAACACCAACTTTTATGATGGCTTTTTTTGTATCTTGAACATAGTTCATAATTGACTCACTATCTTCAAACCCAAGGTTAAAAGGTTTAAATGGCACAACTCCAAAAACAGGAATTTTAAATCTTTTTTCTATGATTTTTACGCCTTTATCAAATAGACTCATATCTCCTTGAAATTTGTTTACAATTACACCTATGACATTTTTTCTAAGTTTTTTTGGTAAAAGATTATAAACACCATATATAGATGCAAAAACTCCACCTCTTTGAATATCAGCAACTAAGATGATTTTTGTTTTAAATTCTTCAGCTACATAAATATTTGAGAGGTCTTTATCCATGAGGTTTAATTCAACTGGACTACCAGCTCCTTCAGCAACTATGCACTCATACTTTTTTTGTAAATTTTTAAAAGCTTTTTTGACATGAGGTTGCAAAGTTTTTATATCTTGGTAGTAAGACCAAACATCTTTATCTCCAACACTTTTCCCATTTACAATTATATGAGCTTTTGATTTTCCACCTGACTTTAAAAGAACTGGATTCATATCTGTTGTAGTTTTAAGTCCTATGGATTCGGCTGCAAAATATTGCGGGATTGCTATCTCTCCACCGCTATCACAAACTTGTGAGTTGTTAGAAACATTTTGAGCCTTAAAGGGAGCGACACTAACTCCTCTGTTGTGAAAAAGATATGTTATAGCAAAGCTAAGAGTTGATTTTCCAGCATCACTGCTTGTTCCGAATATACTTAGAGAGTTCATTTATTTTAACTTTTTAGAAGTTGTGTCAATAGTTTTAATGAAGTCCTTTTCTATGTTTGAAAGGGAATTCTTAGTTTGTTCTTTATACTTTTCATATTCTATGGTTGCTTCTTTCATAGCTTGGTTATGGCTTATAGTTCCTGCGTGAGTTAGTATATCTTTTCCAGTCATTTTCAAAAAGTCATCAATTTTCTCCAACCAATCTTTCATATACATTGGTACTTGATTCATTGCTTGTATCTCTGCAACCTCTAAGTAAGCTGTAACCATGCGGTTAAGTATGTTTAACTCATTTTCATTTAAATAATTTTTTGCTGTCTCTATTTCTTTTTTTAGAGGTTTATCACCTTTAAAAGATACAAGACCCATATTTTCTTTTGAGCTATTTGCTCTTTGGTAAAGTATCTCAGCAGCTGTATTGCCATGTGCAGCCCAGTGCATTTTATTTTGAATAGTTTGAAAAAATAGTATAGATGCTTCATCTTTTGCATCATAGTCTATGCTTGTTGAGTAGATATCAAGAACTTTTCTCCAAAATATTTTCTCACTACTTCGTATATCTCTAATGCGAGATAGTAGCTCTTCAAAGTAAGTCCCACCACCTGCTTCTTTTAGGAGTTCATCATTCATAGTAAAACCTTTTACTATGTACTCTTTAAGTCTTGTGGTAGCCCATTGACGGAACTTAGTACCTTGTGGAGAACGAACTCTATATCCAACTGAAATTATCAAGTCTAGATTGTAAAAATTTGTTGGTTTAGTAGAAAAATCGGAATTTCCGATTTTTCTCAAACTTGATTCTTTTTCAAGTTCTTCGTCTCTGTATATATTTAAAATATGTTCGTTGATAGTCGAGCGACTTTTTTGAAATAGTTCACTCATTTGATATATTGTAAGCCAAACAGTTTCATTTTCTAACCGAGTTTGAATTTTGGTTTGTCCATCTTCACTTTGGTATATTAGTATGTTTGAGTTACTCATTCTTTAATAGCCTTATCTTTAGTTAGTTTTGCATTGTTTTTTCATATATTTTATTGTATCTTTTTTTAAATTAAGTGTCATCTCAATTTTATTCATCTCATTAGTCTATAATCATAAAAAGGAATCAAAAATGAAACTGCTACTTTTCCTAGCCATAATATTTACATTATCCTCATGCACAACCAAAATAAAAGTAAATAAAGAAAAGTCGGATGATAGGAGCAGTTTTTCAGAGGTTTGGAAACAGGTGGAGTCTGATCCTTTAGCAAAACTGCCTCATGGAAGTGTTTCATATTTTAAACTCTTTACATTTAAAGAAGACATTATTCTTCAAGATGCACACAGAACGCTAAATGACCATGCAGATATTTTACCAGCTTTTGAGAAACTTGCTCATCCAAACGGCATCTGCTTTAGAGGCATCTGGGAAATAGAAAAAGAAAATATATATAGCGGTTACTTTAAACAAAATAGCAAGGCTCTCATTATTGCAAGAGCATCTACCGCAACTTCAGATACTTTAAGAGGAAGTAACAGAGCATTTGGATTTGCTGGAAAACTCTTTGCCTCTACAGATGCAAATGAGGTAAATAACGAGAATAGTGCAAACTTTTTTCTCATAGACGACTTGGGAGGAACAGATGCTAAGCATTATAAAGATGTAGCCATGAGTAATGAACCAAATGTAAGTATGAACTTTTCAATGGTAAAAAACCTTCTTTATGCTCTAAAAGTATCTAGTGCTTTTAAAGAAGCAGATACAAATCCTGGCATCAGACAACTATATGAAATATCTCAACTCGGAGAGAAAGCGAGCAAAAATATCGTTACTCCAAAATGGATGAAGATAGAAGCAGCTGATGACAAAAGAGTAGATGCTAAAGATTTCCGCGATGAGCTGAAAATCCAAAAAAATGAAAAATTAGTTTTCAATATCTTTGTAGCAAACAAAATGACAGGTACTAACAAAGGGTGGCAAAACATAGGAACTATAACACTATACAAATCAATAGTGTCTGCATCGTGTGACCAAAGACTGCACTTCCATCATCCAAAATGGCGTTGGGATTTAAACTACGGAGATAAATAACAAAACCTAAAAACTATTCAAAGCCTCTGTTAGTTTGTTGTGAGCGTTAGTGGTTTTAACTGCGAAGCGTAGATGCTCACTTGTTAAAAAATCAAAACTTTCACAAGGTCGTATAAGTATTTTATGATGGAGCAGATGCTCAAATATCTCTTTTGATTTTTTTGATTTTACCAGTATAAAATTTGTATCACTTTTGTAGATTTTATCAAAAAGTTTTGAGCTTTGTAAAATGTCAAAAAGTTCTTTTTTTTGCTTTTTATGAAGCTTTTTAGATTTACGCTCAAACTTCTTATCCATAAGCCTTAAAGTCAAAAACTCAGAGTCAAAAGATGAAATATTCCAAATAGGAATTTCTAGTTGTTCAATATTTCGTTTTTGTGAAAAAATAGCACCTATTCTTACTCCAGCACAAGCATAAAACTTAGAAAATGATTGGATTATATATAGTTTTTTGTAATTATTTATTTGATTTCTCAAAGAATGAAGGTTTTGGAATTCTAAAAATGATTCATCTAAAATAATCGTACATTTTTGCCTCTTCCAAAGGGCAAAAAGCCTAGTTAAGTCATAGTAAGTTGCATCTGGAGTTGATGGATTGACAAACACTACAACAGAGCCTTTCTTTGGCTTTTTATAGAGGTTTTTAAAACGGTTTATTTTTATAACTTTTGCCCTTTTACTAATTGCCTTTTCATACTCACCATATAGCGGAGCGTAGAGGTAGATTCTCTTGGCATCTAAGGATTGTAAAAGAGAATGTATAGCAGTTGTAACACCATTATAAAGAGCGACTTGATTCTTTTTTATTTTGTATTTTTTAGTGATTGTTCTTCTTAGATGCGGGTAAGAGGTGTTAGCATATTTAACTATCATGTTATCAGTTAGTGTTAGGTTTATTTTTTTAGTATAAAGATTTATGTTTGAAGAAAAGTCTATTATCTCATCTGCTTTACACTTTAGTTTATTAGCATATTTATATATGTTAGCACCATGTTTCATCATAACAACTCTTTTGCTTTGTTAGTATTTTTGTATTCATAAACTCTCTTTAGAGCAAAAAAATGAGAGGCATTTTTCATATTTTTTATGAGTATATTTTTATCTATTTTTTTGATTGTTCGTTGATTATATGTTTTTAAAAATATATTTATAGCGTAGTTGTTATCTTGTTTTATGTCAAAACCGATAAGCCCAACTGCCGCGTCAAAAATAAAAGAGCCACAGGAAGAATCTATAAAATCAAAAACTCCGATTTTTCTTCCATCAAAAACAGTATTGTCTTTAAAAATATCTCCATGAATTATGCCATCATTTTTAGGAGTAAAATCTTTTAAAAATTCAAACTTTTTATAGTAAAAGAAATAGTTATTTTTTGCATAGTCTAAAGCTTCTTTTATTTCATTTTTGAAAGTATTTTCTATATTGCATCTGTTTTTTGAACTTATGAGATGCATCTTTGCAAAAAATCTTGCAAGTTCTTGAAGATGATAGGCTTTTATATTCTTTGGCTCATCCCCTTTTAATCTTTCATAAAGATACCACTCATCTTTTTTATCAAGCATTAGCGGAA containing:
- a CDS encoding methyl-accepting chemotaxis protein gives rise to the protein MFKTVKAKVITSVISLSIVGLVGITYYLSATLQQLSEHTTQKSLKMLSESIFQTMTGSMMMGDPAIVQDAFKAAKKIDGIESLAIAKSKAIIEVYSPDEAFTTDALLVEVINSKTTKIIETNKNGNHTIRMIRPMAAEAKCLSCHYNVKEGYILGAMDLVISLNQNDEEIASTQTTLIIFLIIGAFFFAIGASVFFTKEIFTPLSTLKHRISELVGGDKDLTKRLEFHKGNEFGDAAIEVNNFIQMIQGTINEVKSLGLQNSSIATEIEQSSHVIRESTAQEREIVARTNEKSLTIQTLLEDNMEASKETQKNIQNANDELGSAKVSLNQLSGEVNSFVEIENELSTELLSLKNDADSVKDVLTVIKDIAEQTNLLALNAAIEAARAGEHGRGFAVVADEVRKLAERTQKSLTEIDTSVSIIVQSINDVSDKMHENTNNIENLITISNEVENKITVTSDAIDSSTKVANKSAEDTIEISSNVKIIIEDISKIDVISTANNTGIVSIESDLIKLVGIANSLQSTIDEFKS
- a CDS encoding CZB domain-containing protein → MIEFENRMQKLQMNSSKIQEETTDVTYSTFAVLSKLDHLIFKANGYKTVFSEEVKGHFPNDNECRLGKWYFEGLGKEKFGTCASFSKMQTPHKEVHENIKKAVECVENGTCAQDAQNIMTYFNNAEKASSEVISILSKLIEEEKGTRHKK
- the cbiB gene encoding adenosylcobinamide-phosphate synthase CbiB, with the protein product MINIFIAFLAYLIDKRFGEFRFIKHPVIIIGSIISFFEHKFYKDSVLRGLLLVLFVICCVSFVSISISTFLNNLNIVLNIGFTSILASMFIAHKMLHDSVLEILVSTNKKKSISMLVSRDTQNMSESDIYKASIETYAENLSDGVIAPLFYLLLFGLDGIVIYKAINTMDSMVGYRNMKYEKYGKIAAYLDDITNYIPSRLTAVLIMIVAKKKMSLPFIKMAKSMTHQMLVTL
- a CDS encoding cobyric acid synthase, which produces MNSLSIFGTSSDAGKSTLSFAITYLFHNRGVSVAPFKAQNVSNNSQVCDSGGEIAIPQYFAAESIGLKTTTDMNPVLLKSGGKSKAHIIVNGKSVGDKDVWSYYQDIKTLQPHVKKAFKNLQKKYECIVAEGAGSPVELNLMDKDLSNIYVAEEFKTKIILVADIQRGGVFASIYGVYNLLPKKLRKNVIGVIVNKFQGDMSLFDKGVKIIEKRFKIPVFGVVPFKPFNLGFEDSESIMNYVQDTKKAIIKVGVIRLPHISNFTDFEPLVLDEEIELSFISSVSEVSSCDMLVLPGSKRVVDDLLWLINNGFEKILKNKKQKVVAICGGYEMMFKKILDPNQIESSEKKIDGLGRLKGRVTFKKKKIVKKGSYQLFDCKVDGYEIHNGVTKKLFKSKKNLYATFVHGLFDSDEIRAKFFKEINQNYKGYNFKKQKQKAIKEFAAHINEYVDIDAILNKLYD
- a CDS encoding virulence RhuM family protein, coding for MSNSNILIYQSEDGQTKIQTRLENETVWLTIYQMSELFQKSRSTINEHILNIYRDEELEKESSLRKIGNSDFSTKPTNFYNLDLIISVGYRVRSPQGTKFRQWATTRLKEYIVKGFTMNDELLKEAGGGTYFEELLSRIRDIRSSEKIFWRKVLDIYSTSIDYDAKDEASILFFQTIQNKMHWAAHGNTAAEILYQRANSSKENMGLVSFKGDKPLKKEIETAKNYLNENELNILNRMVTAYLEVAEIQAMNQVPMYMKDWLEKIDDFLKMTGKDILTHAGTISHNQAMKEATIEYEKYKEQTKNSLSNIEKDFIKTIDTTSKKLK
- a CDS encoding aminotransferase class I/II-fold pyridoxal phosphate-dependent enzyme translates to MMKHGANIYKYANKLKCKADEIIDFSSNINLYTKKINLTLTDNMIVKYANTSYPHLRRTITKKYKIKKNQVALYNGVTTAIHSLLQSLDAKRIYLYAPLYGEYEKAISKRAKVIKINRFKNLYKKPKKGSVVVFVNPSTPDATYYDLTRLFALWKRQKCTIILDESFLEFQNLHSLRNQINNYKKLYIIQSFSKFYACAGVRIGAIFSQKRNIEQLEIPIWNISSFDSEFLTLRLMDKKFERKSKKLHKKQKKELFDILQSSKLFDKIYKSDTNFILVKSKKSKEIFEHLLHHKILIRPCESFDFLTSEHLRFAVKTTNAHNKLTEALNSF
- a CDS encoding phosphotransferase, which produces MGVKSKISLDAINKLFESYDFVKLTPTTSGIIDTTYIVHTKNDSYILKKYERDILQKITLDAKLLKTLKASGLNVPLMLDKKDEWYLYERLKGDEPKNIKAYHLQELARFFAKMHLISSKNRCNIENTFKNEIKEALDYAKNNYFFYYKKFEFLKDFTPKNDGIIHGDIFKDNTVFDGRKIGVFDFIDSSCGSFIFDAAVGLIGFDIKQDNNYAINIFLKTYNQRTIKKIDKNILIKNMKNASHFFALKRVYEYKNTNKAKELL